The proteins below come from a single Bacteroidales bacterium WCE2004 genomic window:
- a CDS encoding Peptidoglycan/xylan/chitin deacetylase, PgdA/CDA1 family, whose amino-acid sequence MKIRELSGTAVLAIFCISLYSCCEKGLIYDDADINNYRIAFKEVESSQEDELQIITDEYSKSLTGDFGLFTRKGLASDCDKEVILACKDAENKLNDVSFSGHYTIEAVRIAESDEKLLYSKTYSPTNTTKLLQQLSWEQGRFTTTGAKAPNDNVIRTAIPIIVSQGEKYTIEAASGTVILGFYYNSNGQLASPYFSIKSGSTITIPRGVYYMHISYRSKENIDVSYAATFNMYQIMESNIQFPLEEKLLTIIDDDGNVGYYNDIYPVAKAKKVSISSAIIAGRVGNKYYMTWDNIEDAYRNGMEILCHTYSHVLTTDDGWPYDLEFFEEDYRKAKNILEDHGITPSLLVFSGSSGLYDICQEACKRVSFEGAFLAGDNHITFGDTDRYKIPRFRIGNNSNYHWELPLLKGMINKLSSSGGWMIWMMHTSSSKGWVRGKGEGTSAYMLGEIIDYAREHNIRIVTAEYGFEKTYINGLQ is encoded by the coding sequence ATGAAAATAAGAGAATTATCAGGAACTGCTGTTTTAGCGATATTTTGTATATCACTATACTCCTGCTGTGAAAAAGGATTGATATACGATGATGCCGATATTAACAATTATCGGATAGCTTTTAAAGAAGTAGAATCATCGCAAGAAGATGAACTTCAGATTATTACAGATGAGTATTCAAAGTCCCTTACAGGGGATTTTGGCCTTTTTACGAGAAAAGGTTTAGCCTCAGACTGTGACAAAGAGGTTATATTGGCCTGCAAAGATGCTGAGAACAAACTAAACGATGTTAGTTTTAGTGGGCACTATACTATCGAAGCTGTAAGAATAGCTGAAAGCGACGAAAAGTTGTTATATTCAAAGACTTATTCACCCACTAATACAACGAAATTGTTGCAACAATTATCTTGGGAACAAGGTCGCTTTACTACTACAGGAGCGAAAGCTCCTAACGATAACGTTATTAGAACAGCCATCCCCATAATAGTGAGTCAGGGAGAGAAGTATACTATTGAAGCAGCAAGTGGCACTGTAATTTTAGGCTTCTATTATAACAGCAATGGACAATTAGCATCTCCTTATTTCTCAATTAAAAGTGGGAGCACAATCACCATTCCTCGTGGTGTGTATTACATGCATATTTCTTATCGTAGTAAAGAGAATATTGACGTTTCATATGCTGCGACATTCAATATGTACCAGATAATGGAAAGCAACATTCAATTTCCTCTTGAAGAAAAGTTGTTGACTATTATTGATGACGATGGTAACGTTGGGTATTATAATGATATTTATCCTGTCGCTAAAGCCAAGAAAGTATCGATATCCTCTGCTATTATCGCTGGGAGAGTCGGAAATAAGTATTATATGACTTGGGATAACATTGAAGACGCATATCGTAATGGCATGGAAATATTATGTCATACTTATAGCCATGTATTAACTACAGATGATGGTTGGCCGTATGATTTAGAGTTTTTTGAAGAAGACTATAGAAAAGCGAAAAACATTTTAGAAGATCATGGCATAACTCCTTCTCTATTGGTTTTTAGTGGTTCATCAGGCCTATATGACATATGTCAAGAAGCATGTAAAAGGGTTTCGTTCGAAGGCGCTTTTCTCGCAGGAGACAATCATATTACCTTTGGAGACACAGACAGGTACAAAATTCCTCGTTTTAGAATAGGAAACAATTCAAATTATCATTGGGAATTGCCATTGCTGAAGGGCATGATTAACAAGCTATCATCATCTGGAGGATGGATGATATGGATGATGCATACTTCAAGCTCTAAAGGATGGGTCAGGGGCAAGGGAGAAGGCACTTCTGCTTATATGCTTGGTGAAATAATAGATTATGCCAGAGAGCACAACATTAGAATTGTAACAGCAGAATATGGATTCGAGAAGACCTATATAAATGGTTTACAATAG
- a CDS encoding formate-dependent phosphoribosylglycinamide formyltransferase, which translates to MTKIGTPLTAVAKKALLCGSGELGKEVAIELQRFGVEVIALDRYENAPAMQVAHRSYVLSMLDGARLREIIEQEKPDIIIPEVEAIATPTLVELEKEGYNVIPTANAAFLTMNRKGIRQLAHETLGLPTSPYRFAATREEFDAAIAAVGTPCVVKPIMSSSGHGQSVCKTPGDADASWRIAQEGGRAGGGEVIVEGFVKFDYEITLLTVRHSGGTTFLNPIGHHQVDGDYRESWQAQPMSATALAQAQDIAKKVTDALGGYGIFGVEMFVCGDEVLFSEVSPRPHDTGMVTMISQDLSEFALHARAVLGLPIPKVNFFGPSASKAIVVEGDTTMVEFENLEEVLAEPDVQIRLFGKPFIKGHRRMGVLLARAESVEAALAKVERAYAKLRVRVL; encoded by the coding sequence ATGACAAAAATCGGAACTCCGCTCACTGCTGTCGCCAAGAAGGCGCTGCTGTGCGGTTCGGGAGAATTGGGCAAGGAAGTTGCCATTGAGTTACAGCGTTTTGGCGTCGAGGTGATTGCGCTCGACCGGTATGAGAACGCGCCTGCGATGCAGGTGGCGCACCGCAGCTATGTGCTGTCGATGCTGGACGGCGCGCGGCTGCGCGAGATCATCGAGCAGGAGAAGCCGGACATCATCATTCCGGAGGTGGAGGCCATCGCCACGCCTACGCTCGTGGAGCTGGAGAAGGAGGGGTATAACGTGATCCCGACGGCCAACGCGGCGTTCCTGACGATGAACCGCAAGGGCATCCGCCAACTGGCGCACGAGACGCTGGGGCTGCCCACGTCGCCCTACCGTTTCGCGGCTACGCGCGAAGAGTTCGACGCGGCCATCGCGGCGGTCGGAACGCCCTGCGTGGTGAAGCCGATCATGAGCTCGTCGGGCCACGGGCAGAGCGTGTGCAAGACGCCGGGCGACGCGGACGCCTCCTGGCGCATCGCGCAGGAGGGCGGCCGCGCCGGCGGCGGCGAGGTGATTGTGGAGGGATTCGTCAAGTTTGACTACGAGATCACGCTCCTGACCGTCCGCCACAGCGGCGGCACCACTTTCCTGAACCCCATTGGCCACCACCAGGTGGACGGCGACTACCGCGAGTCCTGGCAGGCGCAGCCGATGAGCGCCACGGCGCTCGCCCAGGCGCAGGACATCGCCAAGAAGGTGACGGACGCCCTCGGCGGCTACGGCATCTTCGGCGTGGAGATGTTCGTCTGCGGCGACGAGGTGCTGTTCAGCGAGGTATCGCCGCGCCCGCACGACACCGGCATGGTCACGATGATTTCCCAGGATCTCTCCGAGTTCGCGCTGCATGCGCGCGCCGTCCTCGGGTTGCCGATTCCGAAGGTCAATTTCTTCGGCCCCAGCGCCTCCAAGGCCATCGTGGTCGAGGGCGACACGACGATGGTCGAGTTCGAGAACCTGGAGGAAGTCCTCGCCGAGCCCGACGTGCAGATCCGCCTCTTCGGCAAGCCCTTCATCAAGGGCCACCGCCGCATGGGCGTCCTGCTGGCCCGCGCCGAGAGCGTGGAGGCCGCGCTCGCCAAGGTCGAGCGCGCCTACGCCAAGCTCCGCGTCCGGGTGCTCTAG